A segment of the Chlamydiales bacterium STE3 genome:
CTGCTTGTAGAACATCCCATCGATCCTTAAATGCGCAGCTCTTCTCTTTTCCGAAAGAAATTGCATAGGGAGTAAAGGCCCCATAAGCTCAAGGCAAAGATGACACTAAAAATGATTTTTACTGATACTAAAGTCCAACTTAAGCTATGAAACGTAGCAACTTTTGCTCCGGTGATTTTAATCACAAGACCTGCAATGCCATAAGTTGCTATCTTATCTCCATAAGTGTAATCTTCGTAACGGTTACCTGGGCTAAAGTGGTGCGCCTTTAAAGCAATTTCTAATTCACCCCCTGAAGAGGTGTAGTGCTCCTTCGAAGTCACCCAAACAAAAAGCTCATAACCGTAACGACTAAGCTTAAGAGCAACCGAATTAACAATCTGCTCATTTCCCTGTTTTGCTTCTATCGCCCAATGAATCGTATAGGTTTTGTCATCCCTAGTAGGCTCTTTTAACCAGCGAACAATCTCAATCTGCTCTTCATTTTCTCTCAACCTTCGCTGCTTATTACATTCTTCCGTATCAGAACAAATTGTTGCCATCAATGCATTTGCATCTATCTCTTTCCAGTCTTTACAGGATATGTACCCCTCTTCATGGTAGCTTTTAATGATGACAGAATCATAAGGTTCATTTTGTGCAAATAAAATCCCTTCTACAGCGTCATCTACCTCCATTGCATCCATAAGAGATCTAAATTGCTGGGCTTGTTTACCGACCAAAAGCACATGCCCATCAGGAACAGTAATTAGAGAGTGGGAAAAGGGAAGTTTTTGTCTTCCTTCAAAAAACCAATCCATTTCTTCACAAGCCTCTTCAATCTCCCTTGTAGTAATCTCTGCATGCAAAACCAGTGAGTAGATTAAAGTCAGCAAAATAAAAATTTTTCTCATTAACCTGCATTATTTAAATTATTTCTTCAAAAATACTTGATTTGCTCATTGAGCAAAAGCTATTTGCTTGTAACGATGAAAATAGCAAAATAATCTGCCGACAAAAAAGCTTGTACACAATCCAGACATAATGGTCATTGTGTAGATGAATAACGCATCTTCAATAAGGGAAGGATTTTGATAAAGGGCGTACCCAAAACCATATTTTGTTGCAAAAATAAGTAAAGAAATAACGAGTATATTCCAGTTTCCGGGAATCACTACTGAATATTTTGAAGCAATAATTTTGATAGGAAGATGCTCTACTTGTTTCCATCCAACCGCCCCTCCAATTAATGTGGAACATAGAAATGCAAGAAAAAGAGACAGAGTTAGGGGTAGAGCAAATAAAGACTGCAGGGTCAAACAAGAAAAAATTGTAGGCAATATAGAAAGCTTAAGCAAAGAAACAGTGCGTGTTCTCACACTTTGGATGCCATTGATAATCAAAGCAATCAGCAGGGCATAGACCCAAAGTGGGGTATAAATAATGGCAATCCAAATCGCATTCATACTATACTAAAGTTAAATCAGGCTCTACCCAGCGGCCCTGTTTTTTGATCAGTTCAATTAAGCGATCATCGGCTTCTGCAAAGCTAATATCTTTTTCAACACATTGCTTTCCGATATAAAGATCAATCATACCAGGCTTAGAACCCACATACCCAAAATCAGCATCCGCCATTTCTCCTGGGCCATTCACGATACAGCCCATAATCGCAATTTTTACACCGGGCAAATGAGACGTTCTTGACCGAATCCTATTCGTCACATCTTGCAAGTCGAACAAAGTGCGCCCACAACTTGGGCAGGAAATGAAATCAGTTTTTGATGTTCTCATGCGCGCCGCTTGCAAAATATTAAAGCTTAGCGTGCGCAACAATTCTATGTCATAGGGGCCTTCGAGCCATAGGCCATCCCCCAACCCATCGCATAACAAGGCACCACACTCTGCCGAAGCGGTGATAATTAAATCCTCAGGGGCACAATCGTATTTAAAATTTAAGATAACCGGTAATTTATTTCGTTTGGACTGCAACCAATCGAAAAAATGTCGTGCATAATGTAAACGGTTATCTTGTGGTGCCAGTATGAGTAGTGTCGGATTTAAAAAATCCAGCGCTTCCCATTGTTCAGGAGTTTCATCGCTTACAACAACAACTTCAGGAATTTTAGGCGCTAGGGCAGGAACAAAAAACTCTAGAGAAGAGCGTTCGGCATTTTTTCCCAGCCGCTCTCTTAGAGAGGAAATTCGCACTTCACCTTCGCTTGCCTGTGCTGAAAAGACGCTAATGCCAATTGATTTCAAATTTTCTAGAATTTTAAGGGAGTCTTGCTCTCTAACAGGCTCGCGAATTGCAAGACAGTCGGCAGTTGAAATCTTGATTTTAGGTAT
Coding sequences within it:
- a CDS encoding Uncharacterized protein (Product derived from UniProtKB/Trembl:F8L1I9), yielding MRKIFILLTLIYSLVLHAEITTREIEEACEEMDWFFEGRQKLPFSHSLITVPDGHVLLVGKQAQQFRSLMDAMEVDDAVEGILFAQNEPYDSVIIKSYHEEGYISCKDWKEIDANALMATICSDTEECNKQRRLRENEEQIEIVRWLKEPTRDDKTYTIHWAIEAKQGNEQIVNSVALKLSRYGYELFVWVTSKEHYTSSGGELEIALKAHHFSPGNRYEDYTYGDKIATYGIAGLVIKITGAKVATFHSLSWTLVSVKIIFSVIFALSLWGLYSLCNFFRKREELRI